The nucleotide sequence ATCGATATAGCTCAGCCCCGGTGCGCTCAGCACCAGCCGCTGTAGCAGGGTCTGCGCCTTCTGGTACTTGCCCGCCTCCAGCTGCCGGAGTGCCTCGTCGTAGAGTACCCGCGGGTCCTGGCTCGATACCTGTGATTGCGAAGCGCATCCTGCCAGCAGCGCGGCCGTCAGCAGGAGCAATCCGATTGTGCGAAACTTCATCGTTCCCTTCCCAACTTCACCGTGAGGCGAAGAACAAATAGACCAGCGCCCCGGTGATGCTTACGACAATCCCCGGTTCGACGACGCGTTGAAACAATGTCGGCGGCAACTCGGGCGATAACAGACTCCCGGGAGCGCGCGCCGCCCGCGCCTGCTCGAAGCTGAGCGTGTCGCGCACGGCGACAAGAGTCACTCCCGCCGCTCGCTGCACTTCGCCGCCAGGCTGGATGGTGCGGCCGTAACCCGCCAGAGCAAAGACGCGCTCAACCTGTCCCTGTCGAAACAGGCCGGCGTCCGCATTGCGATAAGTAAGACTATAATCATTCACGTAGATCTGCAACAACAACTTCCCATCCCGTTCCTCACTCCCCAGATAGCCGGCAACTCCCTGGGCGTTCAGACGGCGCGCCAGGCCTTGGCGCAACGCTTCACCCAACGGGCCGGCGACGCTGTCGATGGCCACGGCATCACGAGAGCCGACCAGCAAAGTCAAGATCAGACTGTCGGAGAACGTATCGATGCCCCGCTCGACAAATTGGCGATTGTCGATCGTCCCGGCCGCCGCGACGGCGACCAACAGAACGATCAGTAGCAGGCTAAATAGTAGGATCCTCGAAATCGTACTTTGCACAGAGCTCCTGGTAGCGCGCCATCACCTTCCGCAGATACTCCGAGGGGATTTGCTCCCCGGCCTTCAGGCGCGTGCGCAAATTGGTCTCACCCCAATTATATGCAACCAGAGCCTTGCGAACATCACCGAATTTGAGGATCAATTCGAATAAGTAGCGGCTGCCCAGCCGGACGTTGTAGGCCGGGTCAAACAGCGAATCATTGCCGCGCCAGCCCAGGCCTGTGCGCCCCGCCACGTCGGCGGCCGTGGCCGGACGAATCTGCATCAAACCATGCGCCCCCTGATACGAAACCTGGCCGTTCTTCATCGAACTCTCGGTCAAGATCACCGCCAGCAGCAGGCGCGGATCATAAAGGTAACGCTTGCTCTCCGAGTCGATCACCGCCGCCAGTGTCCCGATCTGCTCGGTCGTCAGCCCGACCTGGAAGTCCTCAATCACTTTGAGAATCTGCAGCTTCTCTTCCAGCTCCGTAATCCGCTTCTGCTGGAAGTGAATCGTCTGGCGATTGTCGTAGTACTCGTAAACGAAATAGATGAGCACGCACGATTGGGCCAGATAAATCAGGAAGAACAGATAGGCGACGGGGCGCGAGAGTACGACTCCCAGTTTGCGTTCAAAACTCATCTCAACCTCCTAACGGGGGGTGACGACATACTCGCCGACGAAACCCTCCGGGGTGAAGTCAGCGACGCGCACCGGATGGAAGCCAAGCGGTTGCGGCTTGCCCGCCGGCACGCGGATCGTGAAGTCGATCTCGGGGGCATCGCAGTAAAGGCGGCCCGTCAACGACATCGACGACGCGTCAAACTCCTCGATCAGCACCGGCAACTCCCGGCCGATCAGCGAAGCGTTGAACTCCTCAGCGTTCTCATTGATCAGCCGCGTCAGCTCTTCCTGGCGCTGGCGAATGATACGCTGCGAATGTACGGTTTTGTAACGATAAGAAGCGGTTCCCTCTTCGTGGCTGTAGCCGAATACCCCGGCGCGATGAATCTTGTGCTCGACGACGAAATCGCAAAGCTCGTCAAAGTCCTTGGCGGTTTCGCCCGGGAAGCCGACGATGAACGTCGTGCGCCAGACCGTGTGCGGCAGCTTGGCGCGCAGCCGTTCAACCAGCTTCTCGATATGCTCGCGGTCGTAGCCGCGGTTCATCTTCTTCAGCAGTTTTGACGAGATGTGCTGAATCGGGCATTCGAGATATTGACAGAACTTCTCCGAAGACGCAAAGAAGTCAAGGATTTCATCGGTCAGGAAACGCGGGTGCAGGTAGAACGGCCGCAGCCAGAACCGGCCCGGCTTGTTCTCAATCATGGTCAACAGATCGAGCGGACGCCTGCCAAGGTCGAAACCGTAATAGGCCACGTCCTGCGCGATCAGATTCAGCTCGGCAACGCCGTGATCGAGCAGTCGATCAACGTCGGATTCAATCGCCTCCAGCTTGCGCGAGCGAAAATCGCCGCGCATCATCGGAATCGCGCAGTAGGAACAACGGCAGTCGCAGCCGTCGGCAATTTTCAGGTAGGCAAATGGCCGGTCGCGCAGCACCTGCACGGCATGCATCTCTTTATAGCGGCTCGGCGGCCGCGTGATGTAAGCCGAGTCGGCGTCCAGCACTTCGCCGATTTTCTCGAACTGGTCGATCCCGACCATTCCGTCGATTTCGGGGATTTCGGTCAGCAACTCGTTCGGGTAGCGCTGTGAGAGACAGCCGGAGACGATCAATCGCTGCTTCTTGCCGTTGGCACTCTTGACCGCCGCCAGCTTGAGAATCTCGTCAATTGACTCAGCCTTCGCCGACTGGATGAAGGCGCAGGTGTTGACCAGCAGATAATCCGCGTGCTCTGCCTCAGCGGTCACTTCGACGCCGCGCTGCTGCAAATGACCCAATATGACATCACCGTCTACCTCGTTCTTGGGACAGCCCAGACCCTTGAAGTAGACGCGTTTCTTACCATTAGATTTCAAGGAATACGGACCTCTTCTACGCCGGCTGGGGTTTTGAAACGAAAGTCTTCCGGCTTCAGAGTTGCGCCCAGCTTCCAGTCGTGGAAGTCCAGGCTGATCTTGTTGTCGTTGATGTCCCGATACATGACTCTTCTAATCAAGTAAGTCTCTGGGTCAATCAATACCTTCATCGATCGAACGTACTGGTCGTCCTTGAGCGAACGCAGGGACAGCCGATGGTACGGTTTCTTCTCGATCACTTCCGTGGAATCATAAGAAAGCTCGTAATGCTCCCTGAGTCTAAACAGATAATCAGCAGGAGTAACGAAATCGTCAAGTCTATTTGTGGGTTCCACGGTAACCTGACGATTTTCATCCGAATACGTCCACAACGTATCGCCATCGGAGACAAAGACTTGTTCTGGAGTTTCGATCCTGTACTTTTTTGGGTATGCCAGCTTCATCGACCCCGTTGTACGCTCGTCATCGAAGAACTCGCCAGTCGAAACCACCTGTTCAAACTTAACAGAAAAGGTCTTCTTTTCTGAATAGACTGCCTCAGACTTATCAGCGATTTCCTTGGCAGTGATTGCCATTAACAGCGCCGGCAGCAAAGCCCACCAGACCAATATCCGAATCAACATCGTGGTTTATACCGTCGTTCAGACTGAAGGTTTGTCTTTTTTGAGCTGGTCGAGATAGCTCCGATCGACCAGGATCTCACGTGCCTTGGAGCCATCGTAGGGACCGACGACTCCCGCAGCCTCAAGTTGATCCATAATGCGGGCGGCTCTCTGATATCCGATCCCCAGGCGGCGTTGCAGCAGCGACACCGATCCTTGTTTATGCCGGATCACTAATTCAGCGGCTTCGGGAAGCAGGACATCGTTATTATTGCGCTCGACGATCGCTTTCTCGGCATCCTCGGAGAAGGCGTCCATCGGTTTGGAATCGCCGGCATTCTCCTTGAGGAATCCTACAATCGCCTCGGTCTCCTCTGAGGAGACATAAGCCCCGTGAACCCGCAGCGGTTCCGGCTCACCCGCCAGAAGTAAGAGCATGTCTCCCTGCCCCAAGAGCTTCTCCGCGCCGTTGGCATCGAGGATGGTGCGGCTATCAACCTTGGACGCCACCTGGAACGCGATGCGGGAGCTGAAGTTAGCCTTGATCAGTCCGGTGATGACATCCACCGATGGCCGCTGGGTAGCCAGAATCAAATGGATCCCCACCGCCCGCGCCATCTGAGCCAGACGAGTTATCAGAAGTTCGATTTTTGACGCTGACGGCGACATCATCATGTCCGCCAGCTCGTCGACGACGATCAACAGGTATGGCAACTTCTCTGCGTCCTCGACCTTCGCGTTGTAATCGTCGAGCGAGCGCACCGACTGAGTCGCCAAACGACGATAGCGCTCCTCCATCTCATTGACAGCTCCGGCCAGCACCGATTCGGCCATTTTGGGCTTGGTAACAACCGGCCGCGCCAAAAATGGGATATCCGCATAAATCGACAGCTCCAGAATCTTGGGATCGATGAAGATGAACCGGAGCGTCTTGGGTGTGTGCCTGTACAGCAGGCTCGTGATAACCGCGTTCAGGCAGACCGACTTTCCTGAACCGGTGGCACCGGCAATCAGCAAATGCGGCATCCGGGCCAGATCAACCACATAGGGTGCCCCCATCGTGGTCTTGCCCAGCGCCAGAGGCAGTTTGTATTTCGATCGTTGGAAGGCGTCGGAGTTGATTATCTCCCGCAAATAGACCTTCTGGGCTTTGCGATTGGGGATTTCAACTCCCACCGCCGATTTCCCCGGTACTGGAGCGATAATGCGAATCCGCGAAGCTTTGAGTGCCAAAGCCAGGTCATCGGCAAGGTTGACGATCTGATTAATCTTGATGCCGGGGGCGGGCTTGAACTCGAAGCGCGTGATGATCGGCCCGGGGAATTTCTCGAGGCTGTTCGGAACGTACTCGACCCCGAAGGTCGTCAAAGTCTGGAGCAATGCGGCGCCGGTATCATAGAGGTCCATCACCGACTCAGATGGCTCGCCCAACGGCGGCATCTGCAGCAAATCGAGCGGCGGCATCAGGAAGCCGTCCTTGGAGACCCGCGTGGCGCGGACAATCTTGATCTTGCGCTTTTCCGCCTGATCCTCCAGCCGCAACGGCAACTGCTCCGGTTCCTTCCGCGGTGGGGGTGGTGTAACGGGCACTTCGTACACCGGTATCGCCTCCTCAGCGACTGGCTGAGCAGGATGCACCTCCGGTTCAAGCTCCGGTTCGATTGCCTTGGGAGGTCGCTTGATAAGCTCCCTCAGGCTCCCCATCCAAGTCTTCGACTGCTCCTTGAGATGAAACACTGCCGTCTTGGAGGAGCGCCCCGCAACCGATACTCCCGTGTCAAGACCCTTACGGATCGTTCCCGGCCGGAAGGGGACGATGGCAAAGAACAGAAAGATCAAGGTTGCGCCGAGAATTGCGAATCCGCCGGCGACGGCAAAAAGCGATTTGATCACCTGGGCGATCGACAGACCCAGCGCTCCGGACAGGCTGACCGTCAACGTCTCGGCAATGTGGGTGTTACTCAAGTCAAGCAGGTGGAGCAGCGTGCCCAAAACGAACACGAATGCAAAAACCACCAGCATCTTATTGCGAATCCACGAAGTCTGGTAGCCGAAGAGCATCTTCCAGCCGATCAGTATCAATACGAAGGTCAGAATAAAGGCGGAGCGGCCGACGCCGCGCAGAGTGTATTCTGCCACGAACGCACCGACGATTCCGGCAGCGTTTTCAACCCGCACATCAAGAAGCTCTGAGAAAGACAGTGAGCGTGGCTCGGGAAGTTCTTCATTGACGAGACTCTGCTCGCCTTGAGCCTGTGCCTGCTCCTGTTGGGCGGCGATTTCCAGCTCATCGCGATAGTCCCCCTCGCTGATGAGATAATCGGGGTCTTCACCGATGGTGGCCGGTGCGGCGGGCTCGGCGGGCGTAAACTGCTCAATGTCGCCCTGATGGTAGCTGGCGAGCGAGAGGAGCAGGAAGATCGCCAGGACAATCAACAGGAACCCGGTGATTTCGGGACGATTGCCGGCGTGGAAAAAGGACTTTACACCCATAGCGCCAAATCTACCCGCTGTTTATGCGGGCGTCAACAAGAACAAAAAAATTGCGGATGGCAGGAGAACAGCTGCCGCCTTGGACCCGACGTTTGTGGTCCCGACTGATGAAGCTTGGCGATTATTGCTGGAAAGCGCCGATCCCGCCGAAGAGGGCGTCGCGGATGCCTGATTCCGACTTCTCGAACTTGATGTCAGGAAGCAGCTTGACGTTGATCTTGAAGTAGTAGCCTTGGCGCGAGCCATCTGGAATCCAGGTGAAGCTCCCCTCCCAGCAATGGAGATCGCGATAAAGCTCGACGACGCGCTCCGTGCTTTCCTTGCCCCGGACATTATAATTCTGACGATACTGCAAGCGCCAATTCTTTGACGGCGAAAACGAGACCGCGAAGTCGATCCAGTGCGAAATCGAGGTGCGGCCGTCGATGAAGCGGTTTTCGCTGTAGCGCTCGGAGATCGAGTACTGCACCCGTGATTTCCCTGCCGCGGCCTCGGGGTCAAGCGGATTGGCCGCGATCGCCTCTCCCCGTCCGATCGGGAACATAAACGCCCCCGCGTAGCCGGTGCTGATACTGACCGTGCGCAGATAAGGACTCCACCAGCGCAGATCGCCGGTGCTCGGATTATACAGATCGTGGGTCATCGTCACCTGCATCGTCAGATTACGGATGCTCGGAGACCGCAGACTTGAAGTCACATTCGACCACTTGCGCGTCGACGCCTCGAGGTTGTAGTTGGCGGAAATGTCGTAGTTCAGGAGACCGACTTTGATCTCTTTGTCGCCCTTCATATACTTCAACTGGAAGGTATTGCTGACGCTCAGGCTGAGCGACCGCGAGCGTGAACCGCCGCCGCCGTAACCGGTGAAGCGGGCATACTCCTGGTTGCGCGTAATCGCCGGCTGGTAGTTGAAGGACACGTTGGGCGTGATGACATGCCGCAAGCCCACAATGCCGAAGACATTGGGCGCAACCGTGCCGTAGAGATTGGTCTGCAGGCTGACCGACGACGACCAGCTTTGGCGGCTGTGCAACGAATTGGTCTGCAGGTCGGCACTGTCGGCCTGGTCCGAATACGGCAAGTAGTACCAGTCGTCGCGGAACGAGATCGACGGCGACAAGGTCAGCACGCCGGCAGCTTTGAGCGGCGCATTCAGGCGCACCCCCTGGTCGAAGACGGCGTACTTCTTGCGCGAAGCCAGGCCATTGACCTCGAACTTGCTCCGCGAATTCTGCAGTCGGTTGTCGTAGGCGAAGTAGATGTCGTGATACCAGCGTTTGTCGGCCGTTTCCTTGGGTGAACCGAATAACTGGCGTTGCGGCAGGCTGAAGCTTACAGTGGGCAGGCGCTCGGAATGCGAATTGCGGTCGAGGTCGCGGGTCTGATCGACCGCCGCCGATAGCGAAGCCCGTTCCCAACTCTTGGAAATACTCATGTTCGAGGTGATCTGGCGCTGGAGACGATTGCTCAGGTCGGTAGAGTAATCAGTGAAATAGCGACTATCGGAAACGAATGTGCCGGAACCGGAAATCTTCACCGTTGGATCGAGCGTCTGATTGTGCGAAAACGTCAACTGCCCGCGCGTGCGCCGGGCGCGGTTAGTCCCGGAAAACTCGGTCTCGCGCGTGTATGAGCCGGAGATCGCGCCGCTGAGTTTGTAACGCACCGCGTAGCGCGCGCCGGCATTGAATTTCAGACCGAAGTCGGAGACATCCACCGAAGTCTTCAGGTCCCAGTAGTCGCTCATCGCCCAGTAGTAGCCGATATTGTTGACGAACCGCGAGCCGCGCTCAAAGTTGCCGATCTGGAACGGCAGGAAGCCGGAGTGGCGATCCTTCTTGATCGAAAAGACAAAATACGGCAACGCCAGCACCGGCAGCGTCTCGACGTAAAGCACCACCGGCCGCGCAAAGACTTTGTCGTCGGTCTTCAGCTTCATGCTCTTCGACGCGAAATGAAAATGCGGGTTGGAATCGTCGCAGGTCGTGTACCAGCCGTCTTTCACCAGGAATTCCCCTTCTTCCTCCTTGCGCAAGTCCTGACTCGAATAGTACGCCTGCTCCAGCTTGGTGCGGCTCTCCTTGATTTTGCCGCGGCGCGTGTTGAGATCGAAGACAAGCTGATCGCCCGTGATCGCCTCCGGACCGTCGCGTAACGTGAGCGGAACATACCTGTGCGCGGCGGTGTCATCCTCGGCGTAGGCGTAAACAATCTTGCTGTTGAGATGATAGTCGATGCGATCCGCCTGTAGA is from Candidatus Zixiibacteriota bacterium and encodes:
- a CDS encoding outer membrane lipoprotein carrier protein LolA, which translates into the protein MLIRILVWWALLPALLMAITAKEIADKSEAVYSEKKTFSVKFEQVVSTGEFFDDERTTGSMKLAYPKKYRIETPEQVFVSDGDTLWTYSDENRQVTVEPTNRLDDFVTPADYLFRLREHYELSYDSTEVIEKKPYHRLSLRSLKDDQYVRSMKVLIDPETYLIRRVMYRDINDNKISLDFHDWKLGATLKPEDFRFKTPAGVEEVRIP
- the lptD gene encoding LPS assembly protein LptD; its protein translation is MHRLPSLALLLLLAIPSTTHAGKIRIEGSDQLRSTQTAIGNVVEFIGNVHFVKDSSDLRSDYAVLYEAQEYVRLIGNVRIEQPGRILGADSLYYDQRTEIARAWGRVVVEDRRRHVRVAGGKAIFQDREQAMLITDQPQLVVDFDQPRVPTEVTADTIRMFSREERVDATGAVKILQGSLKATADTASMSIDGEEITLTGRVHASQRASELSGRRMIIQSREKNLEKIEVYEKGEAIFRQPAAADLDTIVYNQSRLTADRIDFFFADDLLHVIKAQGNSFTYYTPAPEDTTARSSNVASGDSTMLLFINGQLSEVSVVTSAEGDYMTDAARDSLGKVTAVDTIAYKADRIKFKIADNIIKLYTAAEVTQKRMNLQADRIDYHLNSKIVYAYAEDDTAAHRYVPLTLRDGPEAITGDQLVFDLNTRRGKIKESRTKLEQAYYSSQDLRKEEEGEFLVKDGWYTTCDDSNPHFHFASKSMKLKTDDKVFARPVVLYVETLPVLALPYFVFSIKKDRHSGFLPFQIGNFERGSRFVNNIGYYWAMSDYWDLKTSVDVSDFGLKFNAGARYAVRYKLSGAISGSYTRETEFSGTNRARRTRGQLTFSHNQTLDPTVKISGSGTFVSDSRYFTDYSTDLSNRLQRQITSNMSISKSWERASLSAAVDQTRDLDRNSHSERLPTVSFSLPQRQLFGSPKETADKRWYHDIYFAYDNRLQNSRSKFEVNGLASRKKYAVFDQGVRLNAPLKAAGVLTLSPSISFRDDWYYLPYSDQADSADLQTNSLHSRQSWSSSVSLQTNLYGTVAPNVFGIVGLRHVITPNVSFNYQPAITRNQEYARFTGYGGGGSRSRSLSLSVSNTFQLKYMKGDKEIKVGLLNYDISANYNLEASTRKWSNVTSSLRSPSIRNLTMQVTMTHDLYNPSTGDLRWWSPYLRTVSISTGYAGAFMFPIGRGEAIAANPLDPEAAAGKSRVQYSISERYSENRFIDGRTSISHWIDFAVSFSPSKNWRLQYRQNYNVRGKESTERVVELYRDLHCWEGSFTWIPDGSRQGYYFKINVKLLPDIKFEKSESGIRDALFGGIGAFQQ
- a CDS encoding lytic transglycosylase domain-containing protein; the encoded protein is MSFERKLGVVLSRPVAYLFFLIYLAQSCVLIYFVYEYYDNRQTIHFQQKRITELEEKLQILKVIEDFQVGLTTEQIGTLAAVIDSESKRYLYDPRLLLAVILTESSMKNGQVSYQGAHGLMQIRPATAADVAGRTGLGWRGNDSLFDPAYNVRLGSRYLFELILKFGDVRKALVAYNWGETNLRTRLKAGEQIPSEYLRKVMARYQELCAKYDFEDPTI
- the rimO gene encoding 30S ribosomal protein S12 methylthiotransferase RimO, yielding MKSNGKKRVYFKGLGCPKNEVDGDVILGHLQQRGVEVTAEAEHADYLLVNTCAFIQSAKAESIDEILKLAAVKSANGKKQRLIVSGCLSQRYPNELLTEIPEIDGMVGIDQFEKIGEVLDADSAYITRPPSRYKEMHAVQVLRDRPFAYLKIADGCDCRCSYCAIPMMRGDFRSRKLEAIESDVDRLLDHGVAELNLIAQDVAYYGFDLGRRPLDLLTMIENKPGRFWLRPFYLHPRFLTDEILDFFASSEKFCQYLECPIQHISSKLLKKMNRGYDREHIEKLVERLRAKLPHTVWRTTFIVGFPGETAKDFDELCDFVVEHKIHRAGVFGYSHEEGTASYRYKTVHSQRIIRQRQEELTRLINENAEEFNASLIGRELPVLIEEFDASSMSLTGRLYCDAPEIDFTIRVPAGKPQPLGFHPVRVADFTPEGFVGEYVVTPR
- a CDS encoding DNA translocase FtsK 4TM domain-containing protein; this translates as MGVKSFFHAGNRPEITGFLLIVLAIFLLLSLASYHQGDIEQFTPAEPAAPATIGEDPDYLISEGDYRDELEIAAQQEQAQAQGEQSLVNEELPEPRSLSFSELLDVRVENAAGIVGAFVAEYTLRGVGRSAFILTFVLILIGWKMLFGYQTSWIRNKMLVVFAFVFVLGTLLHLLDLSNTHIAETLTVSLSGALGLSIAQVIKSLFAVAGGFAILGATLIFLFFAIVPFRPGTIRKGLDTGVSVAGRSSKTAVFHLKEQSKTWMGSLRELIKRPPKAIEPELEPEVHPAQPVAEEAIPVYEVPVTPPPPRKEPEQLPLRLEDQAEKRKIKIVRATRVSKDGFLMPPLDLLQMPPLGEPSESVMDLYDTGAALLQTLTTFGVEYVPNSLEKFPGPIITRFEFKPAPGIKINQIVNLADDLALALKASRIRIIAPVPGKSAVGVEIPNRKAQKVYLREIINSDAFQRSKYKLPLALGKTTMGAPYVVDLARMPHLLIAGATGSGKSVCLNAVITSLLYRHTPKTLRFIFIDPKILELSIYADIPFLARPVVTKPKMAESVLAGAVNEMEERYRRLATQSVRSLDDYNAKVEDAEKLPYLLIVVDELADMMMSPSASKIELLITRLAQMARAVGIHLILATQRPSVDVITGLIKANFSSRIAFQVASKVDSRTILDANGAEKLLGQGDMLLLLAGEPEPLRVHGAYVSSEETEAIVGFLKENAGDSKPMDAFSEDAEKAIVERNNNDVLLPEAAELVIRHKQGSVSLLQRRLGIGYQRAARIMDQLEAAGVVGPYDGSKAREILVDRSYLDQLKKDKPSV